In Mycobacterium sp. Aquia_216, a genomic segment contains:
- the recR gene encoding recombination mediator RecR yields the protein MFEGPVQDLIDELGRLPGIGPKSAQRIAFHLLSVEPRDIDRLTAVLAKVRDGVRFCAVCGNVSDDERCRICADPRRDGTQVCVVEEPKDVQAVERTREFRGRYHVLGGALDPLSGVGPDQLRIRELLSRIGERVDGVDITEVIIATDPNTEGEATATYLVRVLRDIPGLTVTRIASGLPMGGDLEFADELTLGRALTGRRSMV from the coding sequence ATGTTTGAGGGACCGGTCCAGGACCTGATCGACGAGCTTGGCAGGCTGCCGGGTATCGGGCCAAAGAGCGCGCAGCGCATCGCCTTTCACTTGTTGTCGGTCGAACCGCGGGACATCGACCGACTTACCGCCGTGCTGGCGAAGGTCCGCGACGGCGTCCGTTTCTGCGCGGTCTGCGGCAACGTTTCCGACGACGAGCGTTGCCGGATTTGCGCCGATCCGCGCCGCGACGGCACGCAGGTGTGTGTCGTCGAGGAACCCAAGGACGTCCAGGCCGTCGAGCGCACTCGGGAGTTCCGCGGCCGCTACCACGTCCTGGGCGGCGCGCTCGATCCGCTGTCCGGCGTGGGCCCCGATCAGCTGCGGATCCGCGAGCTGCTGAGCCGTATCGGCGAGCGGGTCGACGGGGTGGACATCACCGAGGTGATCATCGCGACCGACCCCAACACCGAGGGGGAAGCGACGGCCACCTACCTGGTCCGGGTGCTGCGCGACATTCCCGGCCTGACCGTCACGCGAATCGCGTCCGGGCTGCCGATGGGCGGCGACTTGGAGTTCGCCGACGAGTTGACCCTGGGCCGAGCCCTGACCGGTCGCCGGTCCATGGTCTGA
- a CDS encoding C39 family peptidase, which produces MNSTSATMARTTRLGVLAALLTTAAAGWAGGVAGAHAAPSVPAPHTDPGMHGDPGAAAPYWRYQQQHLDCGEMAVADVIGQISGHEPSEDEINAAAENIASAAHPGPIYRPGSRTSNKDLVPLLAHYGVHADVVHPDTEGLVGALDHGRKVIAGVNDHVIWNDSGDRTKQNHFVVVIGIDNDAGVVHLNDSGVPSGGDEQVSIATFEEAWGAGDNFAVLTT; this is translated from the coding sequence ATGAATAGCACCTCAGCGACGATGGCCCGGACGACACGCCTTGGCGTGCTCGCGGCCTTGTTGACCACGGCCGCCGCGGGCTGGGCGGGTGGAGTCGCCGGCGCCCATGCCGCCCCGAGCGTTCCGGCCCCGCACACCGACCCCGGGATGCATGGCGACCCGGGCGCCGCCGCGCCCTACTGGCGCTATCAGCAGCAGCATCTCGACTGCGGGGAGATGGCGGTGGCCGACGTGATCGGCCAGATCAGCGGCCACGAGCCCAGCGAGGACGAGATCAATGCCGCAGCGGAAAACATTGCGAGCGCGGCCCACCCCGGGCCGATTTACCGCCCCGGCAGCAGAACGAGCAACAAAGACCTGGTGCCGCTCTTGGCGCACTACGGCGTGCACGCCGACGTGGTCCACCCCGATACCGAAGGATTGGTGGGCGCTCTGGATCACGGGCGCAAGGTGATCGCCGGGGTGAACGACCACGTCATCTGGAACGACTCCGGCGACCGCACCAAGCAAAACCACTTCGTCGTCGTCATCGGCATCGACAACGACGCCGGTGTGGTGCACCTCAACGACAGTGGCGTGCCCTCGGGCGGTGACGAGCAGGTTTCGATCGCGACGTTCGAGGAGGCCTGGGGCGCCGGCGACAATTTCGCCGTCTTGACGACGTGA
- a CDS encoding YbaB/EbfC family nucleoid-associated protein: MQPGGDMSALLAQAQQMQQRLMEAQQQLANAEIRGQAGGGLVEAVVKGSGEVIAVKIDPSVVDPSDIETLQDLIVGAMVDASKQVTQMAQEQLGSLTAGLGGPPAPPAPPTQVPGL; this comes from the coding sequence ATGCAACCCGGAGGCGATATGTCCGCGCTGCTCGCCCAGGCGCAGCAGATGCAGCAAAGGCTCATGGAGGCTCAGCAACAGCTCGCGAACGCCGAGATCCGCGGTCAGGCCGGTGGCGGGTTGGTCGAGGCGGTTGTCAAAGGCAGCGGCGAGGTCATCGCGGTGAAGATCGATCCGTCGGTCGTCGACCCCTCGGACATCGAGACGTTGCAGGACTTGATCGTCGGCGCCATGGTGGACGCCTCCAAGCAGGTCACCCAGATGGCGCAGGAGCAGCTGGGGTCGCTGACCGCCGGCTTGGGCGGCCCTCCGGCTCCACCGGCCCCACCGACGCAGGTACCGGGGCTCTGA
- a CDS encoding Rv3717 family N-acetylmuramoyl-L-alanine amidase — protein MDLPVSRRVGIRTIIGMVVAVSTIIIPTATATPSNIAGMVVFIDPGHNGANDASIGRQVTTGRGGTKDCQTSGTATNTGYMEHTFTWDTALRVRAALTALGVRTALSRGNDSALGPCVDERANMANSLRPNAILSIHADGGPPSGRGFHVNYSAPPLNQVQAGPSVQYARIMRDQMAAAGIPPATYIGQNGLYGRSDLTGLNLAQYPSILVECGNMKNPVDSALMESPEGRQKYADALVRGVAGFLASQGQAR, from the coding sequence GTGGACCTACCAGTGAGCAGGCGTGTCGGGATCAGAACGATCATCGGAATGGTTGTTGCTGTTTCGACGATCATCATCCCGACGGCCACCGCGACCCCTTCCAACATCGCCGGCATGGTGGTTTTCATCGATCCCGGCCACAACGGCGCCAATGACGCGTCCATCGGCCGGCAGGTCACCACCGGTCGCGGGGGCACCAAGGATTGCCAGACCAGCGGCACCGCGACCAACACCGGCTATATGGAGCACACGTTCACCTGGGACACCGCGTTGCGGGTCCGCGCCGCGCTGACAGCACTCGGCGTCAGGACCGCCCTGTCCCGCGGTAACGACAGCGCGTTGGGGCCGTGTGTCGACGAGCGCGCCAACATGGCCAATTCATTGCGGCCCAACGCGATCCTGAGTATCCACGCCGACGGCGGTCCACCGTCCGGCCGCGGGTTCCACGTCAACTATTCGGCCCCGCCACTGAACCAGGTCCAGGCCGGCCCGTCGGTGCAGTACGCGCGGATCATGCGCGACCAGATGGCGGCCGCCGGCATCCCGCCGGCCACCTACATCGGCCAGAACGGACTGTACGGACGCTCGGACCTAACCGGCCTCAACCTGGCGCAATATCCCTCGATCCTGGTCGAATGCGGCAACATGAAGAACCCCGTCGATTCGGCGCTGATGGAGTCCCCGGAAGGCCGGCAGAA